Part of the Arachis hypogaea cultivar Tifrunner chromosome 6, arahy.Tifrunner.gnm2.J5K5, whole genome shotgun sequence genome, GACCTCCACCTTCTTCCATTGTAAATCACTCATCTTGGACCGATGTTTCTTACTCCTGAATCAACATCAAAGGTTACATGCATGATGCATTAAGTgatcaaataattttatttatgaatatacAAATTTTTTGCATACCTGCAGTTGCCTAGTTCTTTTGGCTCTTCTTGGGGATTCTCAACTCAGCTTTATTTTCGATTAAGGATTAATTATTACTGTGTTGGTTATAGCTTGTGGCTATTCGTATAAattatttgtatatataataGAACTTTGTGTTTGATTAAGGATTCTCAGCTCAACTTGAACGAGTTACGCGTTTATCTTATTAACGGAAAGATAACAGTTGATTTGCATATATAATAGAAAGTATAAAGACAGTGTTAGTAGGaataatttaaatcaaaaaacaaattaaaaatcttgAAATATATCTATCTTATAACAGTTTTGaaccaattttaatttttaaacccaAATAAAAAGTGAAATATATCTTATCACAGTTTTAAATCCAGATTTTGTTAGTAAAAAAGTTATGAAATAGagataatttaatttcaaaatctttgtcTCTTTTTCATGGTATTTATGTCTACTATGATCTCcataatttcttttaaattttaaaagtcaaCCAAATATCTAGTCTAGTTTGATTATCcaaaaattcaaatagatataatttaaattaatgatttaatttaatttaataaaaataaatgtattcATTTTGCTATATCCATATGATTAATTATGACTAGTATTTTAATTTCCAATATTTCATTCTCAAATCTATTTATCCATCTACTTATCAAGTctaattaattattcaaaaatttaaatagatataatttaaattaatgatttaatttaatttaatttaataaaaataaatgtatttGTTTTATTATACTCATAAAATtatgattaatattttaatttttaaaaccaaataaaCATAACTGAAAAACTATTAGACAAACTGCATGTAATGTATTATCCGTAAAAAATATCTTGATAAATAATGCTCCTTTGTGTTTTTAGaaataaagattttttatttatataaaggtATTCATTAATGGTTCTTATCATAGTTTTTTTCCCCATTTTTTTCTGCAAATATTAAGAATTTTAGGAGATACATATTGGTTTAAATATTTCTACCCGGTGATTGCATTGAAATGATCACTGAATCTGAGGAGAGTTTAAAGTTTATGGTTGGGTTCCATTAACAAAAACAAGCACCTAACATGGCAATGAATATTGGTTCtatcatttttctcttttaaaatatGAAGAGATGTAATTTTGTGATCAAACCTCATATAATTTGGAAACTCTTGCTTTCAATGCTGGGTTAATATGTTAGCTCTAGATGCTAATTTTGCAAAGAGTTCTTGATTAATACAAAATTTACAATTGAGTGAAGAGTAATAAAACATCATGTTGAATATGTACATGTTACAAAAGGATTCGGTACAaaaccaaagctcatcaagaaagTACAGTAGTATATATCACATCTAACATGTCCATTCCCTGTTTCATCTCCATCTCATGCATCTTATGACTTGTGATACCACTACTACAAGAGAGAGCTCTTGATGAACAATTTTAAAATaggaaggggaaaaaaaaaaaaagaaaaggagaaccTTTTAGCAACAAATGAATAACTGAGCAAATGCTATGGTTGGCTATAAATATCAAGTCCCAAAGCATTTGAAATGTTAAATTAGCTTGAAGCAAAAGCTTGtcattcctcatgctcttgccaGCTACAAACTGATATCATCACGTGTGTCTAAGCCTTCTTCCTTCTACATAGCGCGAATCGCAATTAAAACTGCAGAGATAACGATAAGTGTAAGCTACATTACATACAAAATACCAAGGACGATGTATCATATTTTTATAGTGACAGATGAGGAAACGACCAGAGTCTATGGTAATTGGGAAGAGATGCTGAACAAACATGGTGCTAAAAAGTAACAAGTTATTCAACAAAGTCATGAGCCATGGTTTACTATATGATATTTGGAAACTCCCCAATAATGAGCAACAAAGTCAACTCAACAAAAGAGGGAAAAAATAAGCAGGAAGTGATGGCAACATGTGCAACCTTTTCCAACTAAGGAATCAACTATAACCTAGAGATTATATAGTAAACCCAACTTATAAGCAAGAAGGCCATTCAATTATCAAATTACTTAAATTCCAAAGTTGCAAGAAGGTTTTTATCACTAAGAAATTGAAGGACATGCAAGTACACTTGTGTCTATATGAATGTGGAACACACGGTTGCACAGAGATACAAACAACTTACCAATCAAGCAAAGGAGAACAACAATAGAAACTGTTATTCGAACTGGTTGACTGTATCGCATTTGGTATTGAGATCTTCGAATCTGTCTCTGAATAGCACCATACCATCCATAAAGTTGCTTGTCATAAGATTCATCAGAACTTTCAAGACAACTCTGACTTTTTTCAAAGGATGCCTTGTTGCCCTTTTTCAATTAGATAAAGAAGGAATTAGAGTATTAGTAAACCAACCAATGtataaattttctttctttaataaAAGTGCTACTGAAGTATGTTTCCATATCAGCAAAACAGCAAGATCAGGTTAAGAACAAACCTTTTTCAATTCGGTCATTGGAAGTAGCGCATTATCGGGTTCTTTATGATTCAGCTTTCTATAACCATTCCTAGGCCACTTCAACACGGGTACAGATCCCATCGAACTAAGAAATGCCGATAAACTTGCTACCTTAGGCATAGGACCGGAGGAACCACTGGACGAACTCCATTGCTGCGCATCATCAGAAACTGCAATTTTCCAAGAACCAATATCAGCACTAGCACTAGCTGCCCTACGATGCGCATTTAATCTATCTTCCTTTGCTTCACCCAACCCAGACAAAGCATGTGCATTCTTTGAACAATTACTGACTGAATTGGTATCAACTAATCGCGGATTTCCGGTCGCTGGCATTCCCGAAAGAAATAATGCAAGTTCATCTTGTTCTCCTTCATCCAAATGCGCCCAAGGCCGAGGTGCCTCACCACCCGATTGGTCTGATTCATATAATGAATACTCAACTTTTGTGATCTTCTCATCAATGGCAGCAACAAAATCGCGGTGCCTATTTCTTGTATCCTCAATTGAGCTTCTGCTATAGCTCGACTTAACTGCCCGATTGAATTCATCTAACTGCATAGTGCCCACATAACATGTAAGCATGTAACAACAATCTCAAGATGACATACAAAAcacagtttttaatttttctatttctattttcccTCCCAAATTGCTGCACAGAAAACAAAATGAGCTATTCCAAACACAAAAAATCAATTACCTGCCATTTAGCAGTGCCAAGAGCAGTATTTAGATCTCTACGAAGCTCATCAGAGTTCCACACGCTGGAATCATCTTTTGTGGAACGAATCCATGTCCTATATGCAGATTCCAACCTTGAAAACAAAAaccacaatgataaacaaatcaacaaacaaaaaattaccaTGAGCTTCAAAACCGGTTTCTGAATTCAACATCCAATATTAGAGAATAACGTTAAACAAAAATCACAAATTGCCCCTAAATCTCTATCCAAAACCAAAATACTAGCTACAAATTACAGAGAAGAATAccacaataattaataataacaaaagcAAATTAGAAGAACATCACGAAGGTGATGAATAACATGCAAATTAAGAGTACCTGTCTGCAGATTCCTGAACTTCTTCGGCAGCTTCAAAGAAAGGATCTTTCTCCCACCGGTCAAAATTGGACGTCATGAATAGAAATGGGTCGTCTCGAAATTTAGAAATTATGAACATAACAACGAAAATGAAAATGAATAGAAATTGGGaacaaaagtaattattttataaaccCTAATCGCGATCCTTTCTGTCAATAAACAAGAAATTCTACTGTCACTCATCACATAAACATATCTAAGTTTCCAATATCCATCATGTATAATTCACGAATTGATGCAAGTGTGAGGCGGCTTTATACTTCCAGTTTAAGCAATTGCCATAACACTTCTGACCACAGTCATTGACAGTAAAATGAACTGATCATCTTACTATAGACAACCAAAACAGAAATAGTGACAAATGACAATAAAGATGTGAATTGCAGTGTAGTAAGAAACTATGATTATTTCACAGTGGAGTTACCAAACATAAGTCAGAAACAAGCTAATACCTTTTGCAATGAGCGACCACATAGAACTCTCAATGCATCATGGAAGTCTCTATATTTTTCAAACTGAACCACAATCTTACAGTAAAGGCCTGAAACCAGGTCTCCGCTGTCTTCATTCGCAACCTTACCTGGATCATCGTCCTCAGCAACATTAAGATTCCtattaaatgtaaattacagaacaAGAAAATTATGTACACCCATAGTAAGGTGAAATATGATAATTCTCATATAAGTATCAGTATAGGGTGGAATATAACAACATTTAACAATAAGTAACAGCAAATTAAGAAGGTTCATTGTACTGCTTAAAAAGGTCAAAGAAACAAAATCGTCGAAGGAAAAAATATAGCCTTCACCTCCAACCTAATCctgattaaaaatttttgttccttgaaaaataaaaacattgaaaataagaagaattaaaCTGCTAAGCCTTTCTCACTAGCTCGGATCAGCTACATTGATTAAACTTGACCACTTTTACTTCAAGGACCTTATAGACAAATTTATAGTCATTACCACTTTACATTACTACTAATTTCATGGTTTAcacaaaaaataagaagaatgaacgCAGAGACAAACCTCGAGTATTAAACGCAAAAAACTGTTCCCAATCTTTCTTCATTGCCTCAAAGTCATCCGAAACGGGAACAGAAACATCAAGCTTGAACTTAACCCCTTCAAGATTCAGCTCAATCCCGTTCATCTTCTCCACCAACCTCTTCCTCCACTCCCAAACCCTCTTCTCAACCGCACCCTCGCCttcctcatcttcttcttcaatgaacTCCAGATTCCAGATCCTGAGAGTCCCCGAAGCAACAGGCTCCTCGCGCTTCCGCTTCTTGAGGTCCCTCACGCGCTTAACGCCGAGGTCGTCCTCGGGAATCGCGAGGGAGTGTTGGGGTTGTTGGTCGTTgctaattaaattatttgatcATATACTGAAAGCAAgattataaaagaaagaaagaaaaagaaaatcgaaAGAACTGATAACATTCGAACCACAAATAACAAACAAAACTATTGTTATTAAAATAGTTTATTAAATCTTACAAACCATAAATGTTAAGCAACACACTCAGTATGTATGAATACTTTACTTTGTACAACTCATTATGTATCAACagacctaaaaaaccctaaggcATAGCCATCATAGCCAAGTTGCAAGATAATATGAATGAAACTGTGTGATATAAAGAAAAGGATGATCAAGAACCCTGTCAGCAGTCCACCTCTTGCTAGGATCCTTGGTAAAGCATTTTTCCAGAAAATCATGGCAGAAAAAACCGATTCCCTGCGGCTTCCTGGGTGATAGTTCATGATGCTCAACCAAGTACCTCAACTCCTCAATAAGCAAAGGGCTCTCACCCCAGGCAGGCAATCCAGTGAGCATTTCAATCACTATGCAACCAAGTGCCCATATATCCATCGGAGCATCAATATGACCGGAAAACGCTTCTGGCGACAAGTATGACGGCGTACCTCTCGGCTTGGACTTCCACAACTCAACATCTGCTTTCTCCTCTTTGGTTTTCGATAATCCAAAATCTGCAATCTTCAATTGATAGTTTGCAATCTCTTTATCCAATGAAGGAAACACAAGAATGTTTTCCGGCTTGAGGTCACAGTGGACGATTCCTTTGCGATGAATATGTGAAAGTCCTTTAACAATCATGCGTGCATAGACACTCACCTCAGTCTCGGGGAGAGGTTTCTTGTGGATCAAGTCAGCCAAAGAACCATAAGGAGCATACTCCAAGAAAAGATTGTAGAATTGATGTCCGTGCTCTACGGTGATCTCAGTTCCAAAGCATTCAATAATTTCTTGGCAACCACCGCTTTCACCTTCCCAAAGTGATTTAAAAATCTGTTCTTCTTTCTCCAGTGAGAATGCCAACCTAGGAATGGAGCTCTTTACAGCAATGAAGCTGTGAAACCGATTTTGTTCATCAACAAGAATGGCAAGAGAAACAGTGCCATAAGAACCCGCTCCCAAGACCTCCACCTTCTTCCATTGTAAATCACTCATGTTGGACTGATTTTTCTTACTCCTGAATCAACATCAAAGGTTACATGCATTAAGtaatcaaataattttatttatgaatatacaaatttttttgcTTACCTGCAGTTGGCTAGTTCTTGCTCTTCTTGTGGATTCTCAACTCCAGCTTTGTGTTCGATAATTAAGGATTACTATGTTCTTTATAGCTTGTGGCTTGtgctattaattatttatatcactTTAACGAGTTACGCGTTTGCTATCTTCTCTATCTTATCACAGTTTTGaaccaattttaatttttgaacccAAATAAAAAGTGAAATATATCTTATCACAGTTTTGAACCCAGATTTTGTTAGTAAAAAAGATTATGAAATAGAGATAATTTAATTTCAGAATCTTTGCCTCTATTTAATAGTATTTATGTTTACTATGATCTCtatgatttctttttaatttaaaagtcaaccaaatatttctttttcaaatctattTATCCGTTTATTTATCTAATCTAGTTTGATTATTCAAAAATTCGAAtagatataaatttaaattaatgatttaatttaatttaataaaaataaatgtacTCATTTTGCTATATTCAGATGATTAATTATGACTAGTATTTTAACTTCCAAAGCAGAGTTTGGTCACTGAACAAACTCGTTCAAGTTGATTACTTATTAGACTAATTGTATGCattatccaaaaaaatatatttttttaaaaaaaataataattttttatttatataaaaaaatatccattaattgtgcctatcattttttttcttcatttttttctgcaagtatTAAGATTTCTAGGAGATACATATTGGTTTAAATTATTCTGCGCAGCAATTTTATTGAAATGCTCATTGAGTTTGAGGagagtttaaggtttatggttggGTTTCATAAACAAAAACAAGCACCTAAAGTgccaatgaatattagttctatcATTTTTTGCTTTAAAATATGAGGAgacgtttatttttattaatttaatttaataaaaataaacgtaTTTGTTTTATTATactcatataattaattatgattaatattttaattcttaaaacTAAATAAACATAACTGAAAAACAGAGAGCATGACCTTAAAATGAAGATTAAAATATCCACACCAATTAAacgattttaatatatatctaaatGATGTATTTAATATTAAACCTTATATCTCTTAAACTTCTACTAACTTAATCTTCATGTATATATAAGTACACCTATGACTAATCGGTGTAGAAATTCACTCATTCTAACTCTTCTCTCCTCCTCTCTGGCACCATTCCTCTCGTCAAGAAAAAATGAAACCTTGAAAAAACATTAAAGTCATTTTAACACAATACATTTAAAACTATTAGACGAACTGCATGAATTATCCTTAAAAAATATCGTGATAAATAATGCTCCTTTGTGTTTTTAGaaataaagattttttatttatataaaagtatCCATTAATTGTGCCTATCatagtttttttttccttttttttttttttgcaaatattAAGAATTCTAGGAGATACATATTGGTTTAAATATTTCTACTGGTGATTGCATTGAAATGCTCACTGAATCTGAGAAGAGTTTAAAGTTTATGATTGGATTCCATTAACAAAAACAAGCACCTAACATGGCAATGAATATTGGATCTATCATTTTTCTCCTTTAAAGTATGAAGAGATATAATTTTGTGATCAACCTCATATAATTTGGAAACTCTTGCTTTCAATGCTGGGTTTATATGTGAGCTCTAGATGCTAATTTTGCAAAGAGTTATTGATTAATACAAAATTTACAATTGAGTGAAAAGAGTAATAAAACATCATCTTGAATATGTACATGTTACAAAAGGATTCGGTACAaaaccaaagctcatcaagaagGTACAGTAGTATATATCACATCTAACATGTCCATTCCCTCTTTCATCTCCATCTCATGCATCTTATGACTTGTGATACCACTACAAGAGAGAGCTCTTGATGAACAATTTTAAAATAggaaggggaaaaaaaaagaagaaaaggagaacTTTTTAGCAACAAATGAATAACTGAGCAAATGCTATGGTTGGCTATAAATATTAAATCCCAAAGCATTTGAAATGTTAAATTAGCTTGAAGCAAAAGCTTGtcattcctcatgctcttgccaGCTACAAACTGATATCAACACGTGTGTCTAAGCCTTCTTCCTTCTACATAGCGCGAATCACAATTAAAACTGCAGAGATAACGATAAGTGTAAGCTACATTACATACAAAATACCAAGGGAATCTATCTATGGTAATTGGGAAGAGATGCTGAACAAACATGGTGCTAAAAAGTAACAagttattcaaattcaaattctcaTGAGCCATGGTTTACTATATGATATTTGGAAACTCCCCAATAATGAGCAACAAAGTCAACCCAACACAAGAGGGAAAGAATAAGCAGGAAGTGATGCAACATGTGCAACCTTTTCCAACTAAGGAATCAACTATAACCTAGAGATTATATAGTAAACCCAACTTATAAGCAAGAAGGCCATTCAATTATCAAATTACTTAAATTCCAAAGTTGCAAGAAGCTTTTTATCACTAAGAAATTGAAGGACATGCAAGTACACTTGTGTCTATATGAATGTGGAACACACGGTTGCACAGAGATACAAACAACTTACCAATCAAGCAAAGGAGAACAACAATGGAAACTGTTATTCGAACTGGTTGACTGTATCGCATTTGGTATTGAGATCTTCGAATCTGTCTCTGAATGGCACCATACCATCCATAAAGTTGCTTGTCATAAGATTCATCAGAACTTTCAAGACAACTCTTACTTTTTTCGAAGGATGCCTTGTTGCCCTTTTTCAATTAGATAAAGAAGGAATTAGAGTATTAGTAAACCAACCAATGtataaattttctttctttaataGAAGTGCTACTGAAGTATGTTTCC contains:
- the LOC140173536 gene encoding mitogen-activated protein kinase kinase kinase 20-like, which encodes MSDLQWKKVEVLGAGSYGTVSLAILVDEQNRFHSFIAVKSSIPRLAFSLEKEEQIFKSLWEGESGGCQEIIECFGTEITVEHGHQFYNLFLEYAPYGSLADLIHKKPLPETEVSVYARMIVKGLSHIHRKGIVHCDLKPENILVFPSLDKEIANYQLKIADFGLSKTKEEKADVELWKSKPRGTPSYLSPEAFSGHIDAPMDIWALGCIVIEMLTGLPAWGESPLLIEELRYLVEHHELSPRKPQGIGFFCHDFLEKCFTKDPSKRWTADRVLDHPFLYITQFHSYYLATWL
- the LOC112757896 gene encoding uncharacterized protein, with amino-acid sequence MSCTNNDQQPQHSLAIPEDDLGVKRVRDLKKRKREEPVASGTLRIWNLEFIEEEDEEGEGAVEKRVWEWRKRLVEKMNGIELNLEGVKFKLDVSVPVSDDFEAMKKDWEQNLNVAEDDDPGKVANEDSGDLVSGLYCKIVVQFEKYRDFHDALRVLCGRSLQKVLACF
- the LOC112756046 gene encoding uncharacterized protein — translated: MFIISKFRDDPFLFMTSNFDRWEKDPFFEAAEEVQESADRLESAYRTWIRSTKDDSSVWNSDELRRDLNTALGTAKWQLDEFNRAVKSSYSRSSIEDTRNRHRDFVAAIDEKITKVEYSLYESDQSGGEAPRPWAHLDEGEQDELALFLSGMPATGNPRLVDTNSVSNCSKNAHALSGLGEAKEDRLNAHRRAASASADIGSWKIAVSDDAQQWSSSSGSSGPMPKVASLSAFLSSMGSVPVLKWPRNGYRKLNHKEPDNALLPMTELKKGNKASFEKSQSCLESSDESYDKQLYGWYGAIQRQIRRSQYQMRYSQPVRITVSIVVLLCLIVLIAIRAM